A genomic segment from Clostridium pasteurianum BC1 encodes:
- a CDS encoding YgiQ family radical SAM protein: MKENNRFLPICKNDLIERRIDQLDFIIITGDAYVDHPSFGSAIIGRVLENEGFTAGIIAQPDWRSSKDFMKLGKPKYAFFINSGNIDSMVNHYTAAKKKRHDDFYSPGGESGHRPDRALIVYCNRAREAYKDVPIVVGGIEASLRRFAHYDYWEDKVRRSILIDSKADLLAYGMGEKTTAQIANLCKYGMNIKDMNDIRGTEYTTSDISSLKDYVETPSYEEVSSDKKAYGNAYKLQDMEQDAFRGKAIVQKHGDRYIVQNPPQYPLSEDEMDVVYNLPYTRTYHPCYEDKGGIPALTEVKFSITSHRGCYGGCSFCALTFHQGRTIQHRSQTSIIDEAKAMTNYSDFKGYIHDVGGPTANFRHVSCKEQLERGVCKNKQCLFPNPCKNLKIDHTEYLSLLRKLRSLPKVKKVFIRSGIRYDYLIHDKNTQFFEELCKYHISGQLKVAPEHISDKVLKKMGKPGRNVYDSFVKKYFDINNSLGMKQYLVPYLMSSHPGSDLNAAIELALYIKEMKYVPEQVQDFYPTPGSFSTTMYYTEMDPFTDEKVYVPKTQHEKNMQRALLQFAKPENYKIVKEALVKAHREDLIGGGSNCLIPSFPRVKVNKSTKAKNSKQKISDNETKHFSNNKNNTKINKHNSKKSKLKTRIN, from the coding sequence ATGAAAGAAAACAATAGATTTTTACCCATATGTAAAAATGATTTAATAGAAAGAAGAATAGATCAACTTGATTTTATAATAATAACGGGAGATGCCTATGTAGACCATCCTTCCTTTGGCAGTGCTATAATTGGAAGAGTTCTTGAAAATGAAGGCTTTACTGCTGGAATAATAGCTCAGCCTGATTGGAGAAGTTCTAAGGATTTTATGAAGCTTGGGAAACCTAAATATGCTTTCTTTATAAACTCTGGAAATATAGATTCTATGGTTAATCATTATACTGCTGCAAAGAAAAAAAGACATGATGATTTCTATTCCCCCGGAGGCGAAAGTGGTCATAGACCAGACAGAGCGCTTATAGTATATTGCAATAGAGCTCGTGAGGCTTATAAAGATGTACCTATAGTTGTAGGCGGCATTGAAGCGAGCCTTAGAAGGTTTGCTCACTATGATTACTGGGAAGACAAAGTTAGAAGAAGTATACTCATTGATTCTAAAGCAGATTTATTAGCCTATGGCATGGGTGAAAAAACTACCGCTCAGATAGCAAATTTATGTAAATATGGCATGAATATAAAAGACATGAATGATATACGCGGCACGGAATACACCACTTCAGACATAAGTTCCTTAAAGGACTATGTAGAAACACCTTCCTATGAAGAGGTTTCTTCAGATAAAAAAGCCTATGGAAATGCCTATAAGCTTCAAGATATGGAACAGGATGCATTTAGAGGAAAAGCCATTGTTCAAAAGCATGGTGATAGATATATAGTACAAAATCCACCACAATATCCTTTATCAGAGGATGAAATGGATGTAGTATATAATCTTCCTTACACTAGAACCTACCACCCATGCTATGAAGATAAAGGTGGAATACCTGCTCTTACAGAGGTTAAATTTTCCATTACCAGTCACAGAGGTTGTTATGGCGGCTGTTCCTTCTGTGCTCTAACTTTTCATCAGGGTAGAACTATTCAGCATAGAAGCCAGACTTCTATTATTGATGAAGCTAAGGCTATGACAAATTACAGTGACTTTAAGGGCTATATTCATGATGTTGGTGGTCCTACTGCTAATTTTAGACATGTATCATGTAAAGAGCAGCTTGAGAGAGGTGTATGTAAAAATAAACAGTGTCTTTTCCCAAATCCCTGCAAAAACTTAAAAATTGATCACACTGAATATCTTAGCCTCTTAAGAAAGCTTAGATCACTACCAAAGGTAAAAAAGGTATTTATACGTTCTGGAATAAGATATGATTATCTCATACATGATAAAAACACACAATTCTTTGAGGAACTTTGCAAATATCACATAAGTGGTCAGCTAAAGGTTGCACCTGAACACATAAGTGATAAAGTTTTAAAGAAAATGGGAAAGCCCGGTAGAAATGTTTACGATAGCTTCGTAAAAAAATATTTTGATATAAATAATAGTTTGGGAATGAAACAATATCTTGTTCCTTATCTTATGTCAAGTCATCCAGGAAGTGACCTTAACGCTGCCATAGAACTTGCTTTATATATAAAGGAGATGAAATACGTGCCAGAACAGGTACAGGATTTTTATCCCACACCTGGAAGTTTTTCTACTACTATGTATTATACAGAAATGGATCCTTTTACAGATGAAAAGGTATATGTCCCTAAAACGCAGCATGAAAAAAACATGCAGAGAGCACTGCTGCAATTTGCTAAACCAGAAAATTATAAAATTGTTAAAGAAGCATTAGTAAAGGCTCATAGAGAAGATTTAATAGGCGGTGGTTCTAATTGCCTTATCCCATCGTTTCCAAGGGTAAAGGTAAACAAATCCACTAAAGCTAAAAATAGTAAGCAAAAAATTTCAGATAATGAAACAAAGCATTTTTCTAATAATAAAAACAATACAAAGATTAATAAACATAATTCCAAGAAGAGTAAATTAAAAACTAGAATAAACTAA
- a CDS encoding response regulator transcription factor, with translation MKAFKILIVEDEKQMAMFIEMELTHEGYKADVSHDGIDALKKIEKNRYDLIILDIMLPGLNGMEVCREVRGSYNIPIIMLTAKSDVSDKVKGLDIGANDYMTKPFAIEELLARIRVIERNNISSSCKYDEIKFKDIVMNNSTHQVLRNGKKIDLTKKEYDLLETLLINKNIVLTREQLIEKIWGYDYEGDTNVVDVFIRYLRSKIDDDFENKIITTVRGVGYVINEN, from the coding sequence ATGAAAGCTTTCAAGATACTCATAGTGGAAGATGAAAAACAGATGGCTATGTTTATTGAAATGGAATTAACTCATGAGGGATATAAGGCGGATGTTTCTCATGATGGTATAGATGCACTTAAAAAAATTGAGAAAAACAGATATGATTTGATTATTCTTGATATAATGCTGCCTGGTTTAAATGGAATGGAAGTTTGTAGAGAAGTTAGAGGCAGCTACAATATACCCATTATAATGCTTACAGCCAAAAGTGATGTAAGTGATAAAGTTAAAGGACTAGATATTGGGGCAAATGATTATATGACCAAGCCTTTTGCAATAGAGGAACTATTAGCCAGAATAAGAGTAATAGAGAGAAATAATATATCATCAAGCTGTAAATATGATGAAATAAAATTTAAGGATATAGTAATGAATAATAGTACACATCAAGTATTAAGAAATGGTAAAAAAATTGATTTGACAAAGAAGGAATATGATTTATTAGAAACTTTACTTATAAATAAAAATATAGTTCTTACCAGAGAGCAGCTAATTGAAAAAATATGGGGCTACGATTATGAGGGTGACACAAATGTAGTAGATGTTTTTATAAGATACTTGAGGAGCAAAATAGATGATGATTTTGAAAATAAAATTATTACTACTGTTAGAGGGGTAGGATATGTAATTAATGAAAATTAA
- a CDS encoding sensor histidine kinase, producing MKINIIRGAKISVKLTIIYAFMFSFILLILNASVLYGIKHYFYSQANKQVVDVKNIILNDIRDQQDNSDTLDKKILINLPSRENLYIKLTEKDGKTVGIPERYYYNVKINEDYDKIMHLEEQDRHLIYENVKIENNNYGIKNMQIIKDMGREYDFMKILFSFMAVSDFIGIVSSIIIGYIISKKMLKPIDNITKAAENISINNLNERIDMKGPEDELKRLAATFNNMINRLQDSFNRQTQFVSDASHELRTPIAVISGYVNLLDRWGKNDKKALEKSIYAIKFEVSTMADMIEKLLFLAKGDSGVLEMNKTRFFLNKLIDEVIEESRLIDKTHNILSEKNQAVEIVADYKMIKQMLRIFIDNSIKFTPENGNIVLNSVMEEKTIEMTISDTGIGIPKEEIERIFDRFYTVDKSRSKDKGGTGLGLSIAKWIVDRHNGNIEVISEEGKGTRIIIKININN from the coding sequence ATGAAAATTAATATTATTAGAGGAGCTAAAATTTCTGTTAAATTAACAATAATTTATGCTTTTATGTTTTCCTTTATATTACTTATATTAAATGCTTCAGTTTTATATGGAATAAAACACTATTTTTATTCCCAGGCCAATAAGCAGGTAGTTGATGTCAAAAATATAATTTTAAATGATATAAGAGACCAGCAAGATAATAGCGATACACTAGATAAAAAAATATTGATAAATTTGCCATCCAGAGAAAATTTATATATAAAGCTTACAGAAAAGGATGGAAAGACAGTAGGTATTCCTGAGAGATATTATTACAATGTAAAGATTAATGAGGATTATGACAAAATAATGCATTTAGAGGAACAGGATAGACATCTGATATATGAAAATGTAAAAATTGAAAATAATAATTATGGTATTAAAAATATGCAAATAATTAAAGATATGGGTAGAGAATATGATTTTATGAAGATATTATTTTCCTTTATGGCAGTATCAGATTTCATAGGTATTGTTTCTTCAATTATTATTGGATATATTATAAGTAAAAAAATGCTGAAGCCTATAGATAATATTACTAAAGCAGCTGAAAATATAAGTATTAATAATTTAAATGAAAGAATAGATATGAAGGGTCCGGAGGATGAGCTTAAAAGACTCGCTGCTACTTTTAATAATATGATAAACAGACTTCAGGATTCTTTTAACAGGCAAACTCAATTTGTATCTGATGCCTCACATGAATTAAGAACTCCTATTGCAGTAATCAGTGGATATGTAAATTTGCTTGACAGGTGGGGTAAAAATGATAAAAAGGCTTTAGAAAAGTCAATTTATGCTATTAAGTTTGAAGTCTCCACTATGGCCGATATGATAGAAAAATTACTTTTCCTTGCTAAAGGTGATAGCGGCGTTTTAGAGATGAATAAAACTAGGTTTTTTCTAAATAAACTTATAGATGAGGTAATTGAAGAAAGTAGGCTTATAGATAAAACTCATAATATATTAAGTGAAAAAAATCAAGCGGTAGAGATTGTCGCTGATTATAAAATGATAAAACAAATGCTTAGAATATTTATTGATAACAGCATTAAGTTTACACCCGAAAATGGCAATATAGTTCTAAACTCTGTAATGGAAGAAAAAACTATAGAAATGACAATTAGTGATACTGGAATTGGAATACCAAAGGAAGAAATAGAAAGAATATTTGATAGGTTCTATACTGTTGATAAATCCAGGTCTAAGGATAAAGGAGGAACAGGTCTTGGACTATCTATTGCCAAATGGATTGTGGATAGACATAATGGAAATATAGAAGTAATTAGTGAGGAAGGAAAGGGAACAAGGATAATCATTAAAATTAACATAAATAATTAG
- a CDS encoding phosphatase PAP2 family protein, with protein MYLNILNRINIFDNYVLHSINKYLKNKYLDKLMPIVTAMGNVGIIWIAVAIILLLNRPYRTIGDIVILTLFVSTIVGEGIVKHIVKRIRPCNNGINIHLLISRPISYSFPSGHTSSSFAVAGVLSMYFHQYRIIFMSVAFLIALSRLYLYVHYPTDIIGGIIIGILCSKSVFIILNIISMQNIHVPYKIY; from the coding sequence ATGTATTTAAATATTTTAAATAGAATAAATATATTTGATAACTATGTTTTGCATTCTATTAATAAATATTTAAAAAATAAATATTTAGATAAATTAATGCCTATAGTAACTGCAATGGGAAATGTAGGCATTATTTGGATAGCAGTGGCAATTATTTTATTATTAAATAGACCTTATAGAACAATTGGAGATATAGTGATACTAACATTATTTGTAAGTACAATTGTTGGGGAGGGGATAGTGAAACATATAGTAAAGCGGATTAGACCTTGTAATAATGGAATTAATATTCACCTTCTAATTTCGAGGCCAATATCCTATTCCTTTCCTTCAGGACACACAAGTTCATCCTTTGCTGTTGCAGGGGTATTATCTATGTATTTCCATCAATATAGAATAATATTTATGTCAGTAGCATTCTTAATAGCATTATCCAGATTATATTTGTATGTACATTATCCTACAGATATTATAGGAGGTATTATAATCGGGATACTCTGTTCAAAATCAGTATTTATAATTTTAAATATAATTTCTATGCAGAACATTCATGTTCCATACAAAATATATTAG